A DNA window from Chiroxiphia lanceolata isolate bChiLan1 chromosome 6, bChiLan1.pri, whole genome shotgun sequence contains the following coding sequences:
- the RPS6KL1 gene encoding ribosomal protein S6 kinase-like 1 produces MSRAEAEPCSRALAQARVYLGQLRSRVSPAGPEGGGRRDYLVEAARQLRLALERDVSEDYEEAFNHYQNGVDVLLRGVQVDPNKERREAVKRKITQYLRRAEEIFNCHLQRAAGGGNTTATGYSSLRFRPIRTLSSAVENLRRCKVVGVIDKVQIVQDPATGGTFILKSLPKSHVETRERQTIIPHGVPFMVKLLCYYMSEDSIFLHLEHVQGETLWSHLRSKYCVQEDSDSNTIQALRDRGREDGVGSSQGSSQAWLGSGLPGSVTHQNTDASLPQEQSFGPTDPSSGNHRQLLLAPASSMRAAPGGQDPSMTVSGVVDYFPAALAKCPGHLAGQGLVVYLWDDLTSSTGCISERTASQQDSRLPQALAPGSKRGGQPGAGEPLPQKVSEVSWAQPLLILGQRQLPARVALSSSGKPCGPDPAAWEPSREASLTCGQLSKQQPSGPCGALASHRQNQRAWAVKEEQVQLWAAEILLALEGLHQQGVLCRDLNPRNLLLDAAGHVRLTFFGQWTEVEPQYCSQAREELYSAPEIGGIMEPTEAADYWSFGSLLYELLTGVPLSQNHPAGIQPHTQLHLPQGLSLAATSLLTELLQYNPKQRLGSGGGGMAKLKSHSFFSTVPWNKLVG; encoded by the exons aTGAGCCGGGCGGAGGCCGAGCCCTGCTCCCGGGCGCTGGCGCAGGCCCGCGTGTACCTGGGGCAGCTGCGGAGCCGCGTCAGCCCGGCGGGCCCCGAGGGCGGAGGGCGGCGGGACTACCTGGTGGAGGCGGCGCGGCAGCTGCGGCTGGCGCTGGAGCGGGACGTCAGCGAGGACTACGAGGAGGCCTTCAACCACTACCAGAACGGCGTGGACGTGCTGCTCCGCGGCGTGCAGG TTGACCCCAATAAGGAGCGTCGGGAGGCCGTGAAGCGGAAGATCACACAGTACCTGAGGCGCGCCGAGGAAATCTTCAACTGCCACCTCCAGCGGGCTGCAGGGGGTGGCAACACCACTGCCACG GGCTATAGCAGCCTGCGCTTCCGGCCCATCAGGACGCTGAGCTCAGCAGTGGAGAACCTGAGACGGTGTAAGGTCGTGGGAGTGATTGATAAG GTGCAGATCGTCCAGGATCCAGCCACTGGTGGGACCTTTATACTTAAG AGCCTCCCCAAATCCCATGTTGAGACCCGTGAACGACAGACCATCATCCCTCATGGGGTCCCCTTCATGGTCAAGCTGTTGTGCTACTATATGAGTGAGGACTCCATCTTCCTCCACCTGGAGCACGTGCAGG GGGAGACACTGTGGTCTCACCTCCGCTCCAAGTACTGCGTCCAGGAGGACTCTGATTCAAACACCATTCAAGCCCTGAGGGACCGTGGCAGAGAGGATGGTGTGGGAAGCTCCCAGGGTAGCAGCCAAGCTTGGTTAGGCAGTGGCCTCCCAGGCTCTGTGACCCACCAAAACACTGATGCCTCACTCCCTCAGGAGCAGTCCTTTGGGCCCACAGACCCCAGCTCAGGAAACCACCGCCAGCTtctcctggctcctgccagcagcatgAGGGCAGCACCTGGAGGACAGGATCCAAGCATGACTGTGTCTGGTGTTGTGGACTATTTTCCAGCAGCATTAGCCAAATGCCCTGGCCACCTCGCTGGCCAGGGCCTGGTTGTCTACCTCTGGGATGATCtaaccagcagcacaggctgcataTCGGAAAGAACAGCCTCCCAACAAGACTCCAGGCTTCCCCAGGCCCTTGCCCCTGGATCAAAAAGAGGGGGCCAGCCAGGGGCAGGGGAACCACTGCCTCAGAAAGTGTCTGAGGTCTCCTGGGCTCAGCCTCTCCTGATCTTGGGTCAGAGGCAGCTTCCTGCACGAGTTGCCCTGTCCAGCTCTGGCAAGCCCTGTGGGCCTGACCCAGCAGCGTGGGAGCCCTCACGAGAAGCAAGCCTGACCTGTGGCCAGCTCAGCAAGCAACAACCATCAGGACCATGCGGGGCTTTGGCTTCCCACAGACAGAACCAGAGAGCATGGGCTGTGAAGGAGGAGCAGGtgcagctgtgggcagcagaAATCCTCCTGGCCTTAGAGGGACTTCACCAACAGGGTGTATTGTGCCGGGACCTCAACCCCAGGAACCTGCTGCTTGATGCAGCTG gtcaTGTCCGTCTCACCTTCTTTGGCCAGTGGACAGAGGTGGAGCCCCAATACTGCAGCCAGGCACGGGAAGAGCTGTACAGTGCTCCAG aaattggAGGGATCATGGAGCCCACTGAAGCAGCTGACTATTGGAGCTTTGGCTCGCTCTTGTATGAGTTGCTGACAGGAGTG ccacTCTCCCAAAACCATCCGGCGGGAATTCAGCCTCACACCCAGCTGCATCTGCCAcaggggctcagcctggctgctACATCGCTGCTCACCGAG ctcctgcagtaCAATCCAAAGCAGCGCTTGGGCTCTGGAGGAGGTGGCATGGCCAAGCTGAAGTCCCACTCCTTCTTCAGCACTGTCCCCTGGAACAAGCTGGTGGGCTAG